The Nitrospira tepida genome includes a window with the following:
- a CDS encoding pyridoxine 5'-phosphate synthase, which translates to MARLGVNVDHVATLRQARGGSEPDPIEAAVLAELAGADGIVVHLREDRRHIQDRDLTLLREIIKTKLDLEMAADDTIAKIALSVKPHLVTLVPERRQELTTEGGLDVVGQRDRVEKIIQLLHEGGIPVSLFIEPDLNQVKMAHKIAADYVELHTGRYANAKRAKEEQAEFEVLAQAAKLAYKLGLGVNAGHGLNYRNVGRLRQIPEIVEYNIGHSIVARALMVGLDRAVREMKELVR; encoded by the coding sequence GTGGCACGGTTAGGGGTCAATGTCGATCATGTGGCAACGCTCCGTCAAGCGCGCGGGGGCAGCGAACCGGATCCGATTGAAGCGGCAGTGCTGGCCGAGCTGGCCGGCGCCGACGGCATCGTGGTGCATCTGCGGGAGGATCGGCGCCATATCCAGGACCGTGATCTGACCCTCCTCAGAGAGATCATCAAGACGAAACTGGACCTTGAGATGGCGGCGGACGACACGATCGCCAAGATCGCCCTCAGCGTGAAACCCCACTTGGTCACCCTGGTCCCCGAGCGCCGGCAGGAACTCACCACTGAGGGAGGGCTGGATGTCGTCGGTCAGCGTGATCGGGTGGAGAAGATCATCCAGCTTCTTCACGAAGGCGGCATCCCCGTCAGCCTCTTCATCGAACCAGATCTCAACCAGGTCAAAATGGCCCATAAGATCGCGGCGGATTATGTCGAGTTGCATACAGGGCGGTACGCCAACGCCAAGCGAGCCAAGGAGGAGCAGGCGGAATTCGAAGTCCTGGCTCAGGCGGCCAAGCTGGCCTACAAGCTGGGGTTGGGGGTCAATGCCGGCCATGGGCTCAACTACCGCAATGTCGGCCGCCTCCGGCAGATCCCGGAGATTGTGGAATACAACATCGGGCACAGCATCGTGGCGAGAGCCCTGATGGTCGGGTTGGACCGGGCCGTCCGTGAGATGAAGGAACTCGTGCGCTGA
- a CDS encoding NAD(P)H-hydrate dehydratase — protein sequence MKLVTAAQMQELDRRTIREAGIPSLTLMEHAGTAVVEAMASRYGDLARTRVAIVCGKGHNGGDGLVVARLLSKRRAQVQVFLLHHVSDLAADSRTMYRRFVRSAGGKPVVAGAAPEQLAKGLAASDLVVDALLGTGLSAPVTGAYAAAIDLMNRAGHPIIAVDLPSGLQTDTGEVLGQAVRADLTVTFGLPKLGLYLNEGIDHAGEVTVADIGIPIDYAEAVDSPLSLLTPEEIARLLPARKPSAHKGTFGHVGIIAGSPGKTGAAAMAARAALRTGAGLVTVATPRGVNDVLEGKLLEAMTYPVPDTADHTFGLKALDLLSAFAAARTSVAIGPGISTQPETVELVHRLLAQIERPCVLDADALNAVADRPESLARCRASLILTPHSGEMARLVKADSGQAVNRDRLAVASSFVAVHRTIVVLKGARTLLAHPDGRLAICPTGNPGLATGGTGDVLTGMIASLLAQGLPPWDAACSATYLHGLAGDLAAQAHGQAGMIAGDVIDQIPYAIGQLSHRQ from the coding sequence ATGAAACTCGTCACTGCGGCACAGATGCAGGAACTTGATCGGCGAACCATCCGCGAGGCCGGCATCCCCAGCCTGACCCTCATGGAACATGCCGGCACCGCCGTCGTGGAAGCCATGGCTTCTCGGTACGGTGACCTCGCCAGAACGCGCGTCGCGATCGTCTGCGGCAAGGGGCACAATGGAGGCGACGGGTTGGTGGTGGCGCGGCTCTTGTCGAAACGGCGGGCACAGGTCCAGGTCTTTCTGTTGCACCATGTTTCGGACCTGGCGGCCGACAGTCGAACCATGTATCGCCGCTTCGTTCGATCTGCTGGCGGCAAACCCGTCGTGGCCGGCGCCGCTCCGGAACAACTGGCTAAGGGTTTAGCGGCGTCCGATCTGGTCGTGGACGCGCTGCTGGGCACGGGGCTGTCCGCCCCTGTGACCGGAGCCTACGCTGCTGCCATCGACCTCATGAATCGAGCCGGCCATCCGATCATCGCCGTCGATCTTCCCTCCGGCCTCCAGACGGACACAGGCGAGGTCCTGGGCCAGGCCGTGCGGGCCGACCTCACTGTCACCTTCGGTTTGCCCAAGCTTGGCCTCTACCTGAATGAGGGAATCGATCATGCCGGAGAAGTCACGGTCGCCGATATCGGCATCCCCATCGACTATGCCGAGGCCGTAGATTCTCCCCTGTCTCTGTTGACCCCCGAGGAGATCGCCCGGCTCCTGCCGGCTCGAAAACCCTCCGCGCACAAGGGCACGTTCGGCCATGTGGGCATTATCGCCGGATCGCCCGGCAAGACCGGTGCCGCCGCCATGGCGGCCAGGGCGGCACTCCGGACAGGGGCCGGATTGGTCACGGTCGCGACACCCAGAGGCGTGAACGACGTCCTGGAGGGCAAACTCCTCGAAGCCATGACTTACCCGGTGCCGGATACGGCCGACCACACGTTCGGCCTGAAAGCGCTGGACCTCCTGTCAGCTTTTGCCGCCGCTCGAACCTCGGTGGCGATCGGGCCGGGTATTTCCACGCAACCGGAGACCGTCGAGTTGGTCCACCGGCTGCTCGCCCAGATCGAACGGCCCTGCGTGCTCGACGCCGACGCCTTGAACGCCGTGGCCGATCGTCCGGAATCGCTCGCCCGCTGCCGAGCCTCGCTGATTCTCACGCCCCATTCGGGAGAGATGGCGCGGTTGGTGAAAGCCGACAGCGGGCAGGCGGTCAATCGCGATCGCCTTGCGGTGGCGTCATCCTTCGTCGCGGTGCATCGGACCATCGTGGTGTTGAAGGGCGCGCGAACGCTTCTGGCCCATCCGGATGGCCGGCTTGCGATCTGCCCGACGGGCAACCCCGGTCTCGCCACCGGCGGCACGGGCGACGTGCTGACCGGCATGATCGCATCGCTGTTGGCCCAGGGTCTGCCTCCTTGGGACGCGGCCTGTTCGGCAACATACTTACATGGTCTGGCCGGAGACCTCGCCGCGCAGGCGCACGGACAGGCGGGCATGATCGCCGGCGACGTGATCGATCAGATTCCCTATGCCATCGGCCAACTCTCGCACCGCCAATAA
- the tsaE gene encoding tRNA (adenosine(37)-N6)-threonylcarbamoyltransferase complex ATPase subunit type 1 TsaE: protein MPSANSRTANKPDRSDRRSGAPAASAKQAPHWTRLSRSPEETARIGERLAACLVPGTVLALTGDLGAGKTTFIRGLASGLGADRQDVCSPTFIFIQEYRGRLPLAHADLYRLASPDELDHLGWADYLDGDWVVAVEWPEQAGSKLPVDRVDITITHRTKRARLITCRATGPQSRRILGRLAAGRTASALRTRHRPLSRL, encoded by the coding sequence ATGCCATCGGCCAACTCTCGCACCGCCAATAAACCGGACAGGTCGGATCGCCGGTCCGGCGCGCCCGCGGCTTCGGCGAAGCAGGCTCCGCATTGGACCAGACTGTCCCGTTCGCCGGAAGAGACGGCCCGCATTGGCGAACGGTTAGCCGCCTGCCTCGTCCCCGGAACGGTGCTGGCGCTCACCGGGGACCTGGGAGCCGGCAAGACGACCTTCATCCGCGGACTTGCTTCGGGACTCGGCGCCGATCGGCAGGACGTCTGCAGCCCGACGTTTATCTTCATCCAGGAGTATCGCGGGCGGCTTCCTCTCGCCCATGCCGATCTGTACCGGCTCGCCTCGCCGGACGAGCTTGACCACTTGGGGTGGGCCGACTATCTTGACGGCGATTGGGTGGTCGCGGTCGAATGGCCGGAACAGGCCGGCTCCAAATTACCGGTCGACCGCGTGGACATCACGATCACCCACCGGACCAAGCGCGCGCGTCTCATCACCTGTCGGGCGACCGGCCCGCAGTCACGACGGATCCTCGGCCGGCTGGCCGCCGGTCGAACCGCCTCGGCGCTCCGGACGAGGCACCGCCCCCTCTCCCGTTTGTAG
- a CDS encoding LapA family protein, which translates to MIRLILVGLLLLLMLAFFLQNQEQEVTLHYLFGLRSGSTPIYKPILSAFAAGVLVAGILLFPAWIQGRVELRRKTKALQEAEADLERLRSSLGQALRQPAPSGHPMESEHHDHE; encoded by the coding sequence ATGATCCGCCTGATCCTAGTCGGCCTGCTGCTGCTGCTGATGCTCGCCTTTTTCCTCCAAAATCAAGAACAGGAAGTCACGTTGCATTACCTGTTCGGGCTCCGCTCCGGTTCGACCCCGATCTACAAACCGATCCTGTCGGCCTTTGCGGCCGGCGTGCTCGTTGCCGGCATCCTCCTGTTCCCCGCCTGGATTCAGGGCCGCGTCGAACTGCGCCGCAAGACCAAAGCCCTGCAAGAGGCGGAAGCGGATCTCGAGCGGCTCCGTTCCTCTCTCGGACAAGCGCTGCGCCAACCGGCGCCCTCCGGCCATCCCATGGAGAGCGAGCACCATGACCACGAATGA
- the mutS gene encoding DNA mismatch repair protein MutS gives MTTNDADSTPLMRQYREIKEAYRDAILFFRVGDFYEMFYQDAEEASRLLNIALTSRDKHSANPVPLCGVPYHAATAYIAKLLKAGRTIALCDQVEDPKSAKGLVRREVVRLYTPGTLVDAELVPPDETAYLAALIASDAAAPALPSTFGLAAIDLSTGDFRLSSFEGEQALLQLQGELSRLEPRELLVPDAADGALLEPSNLARGCRICAVGHEAFDLAAAESALHKQFPASELERLTKLDSSAGLRAAGAILSYLRNTQRHGDLRHIRAVIIHQHGDDMPLDPMTIRNLELVRPLASDRQEETGNRHTLLSVIDRTVTVMGKRLLREWVLRPSLRIDRITERLDAVQELLQHLETRVDLRSALRGMQDVTRLTGRLALARATPRDLSVLKQSLAVLPALRPLLGRCRSTLLVRLYAEWDDAADLHDLLDGLLLPEVPLSSRDGGIVKDGYDPTVDALRGAMRDGKQWLLELEGRERTRTGIDSLKVRYNQVFGYYIEVTKPNLSRVPPDYIRKQTLVNAERFMTAELKELEERITGADVKLKALEAELFDRLVERLAAQVARLQSIGARLALVDVLAGLAEVAALHRYVRPEVDDGETIEIIEGRHPVVERLDLEGGFIPNDTRLDRETHRLLIITGPNMAGKSTYLRQVALIVLLAQIGSFVPASRTRIGLVDRVFTRVGASDNLAAGQSTFMVEMSETAHILRHATSRSLILLDEIGRGTSTYDGLSLAWSIAEYIQSAPHLGARTLFATHYHEMTQLEGLRPGIRNYRVAVQERDGDVLFLRKIVEGGADRSYGIHVAKLAGLPAAILTRAQEVLHQLEQGGQSSDRLQNPEPSERDRSLPAPHPILSEMKQMDLFSMTPLEAMNRLADLKRRLDQE, from the coding sequence ATGACCACGAATGACGCCGACTCGACGCCGCTCATGCGGCAGTATCGGGAGATCAAAGAAGCCTATCGGGACGCGATCCTCTTTTTCCGCGTCGGGGATTTTTATGAGATGTTCTATCAGGACGCGGAAGAGGCCTCCCGGTTGCTGAACATCGCGCTGACCTCGCGCGACAAGCACAGCGCCAATCCGGTGCCTCTGTGCGGCGTGCCTTATCATGCCGCGACCGCGTACATCGCCAAGCTCTTGAAGGCGGGCCGCACCATCGCCCTCTGCGATCAGGTGGAAGATCCGAAATCGGCCAAGGGATTGGTCCGGCGCGAAGTGGTCCGCCTCTATACCCCGGGGACGTTGGTCGACGCCGAGTTGGTGCCTCCGGACGAGACGGCGTACCTGGCGGCTCTCATCGCATCCGATGCGGCGGCGCCGGCTCTCCCATCGACATTCGGTCTTGCCGCCATCGACCTGTCCACCGGTGACTTCCGCCTCAGCTCGTTCGAGGGTGAGCAGGCGCTGTTGCAGCTCCAAGGCGAACTCAGCCGCCTGGAGCCAAGAGAGCTGTTGGTTCCCGATGCCGCGGATGGCGCGCTGCTGGAACCATCGAACCTTGCCCGCGGATGCCGGATCTGCGCCGTCGGTCACGAGGCGTTCGATCTTGCCGCGGCCGAATCCGCGCTTCACAAACAGTTTCCTGCATCCGAGCTCGAACGGCTGACCAAACTCGACTCTTCGGCAGGCCTCCGCGCCGCGGGCGCCATCCTGTCCTATCTTCGCAACACCCAGCGGCACGGTGACCTGCGGCACATCCGCGCGGTCATCATTCACCAGCACGGCGACGACATGCCGCTCGACCCGATGACCATCCGCAACCTCGAGTTGGTCCGCCCCCTCGCAAGCGATCGCCAAGAGGAGACGGGCAACCGACACACCCTGTTGTCCGTGATCGACCGAACGGTCACAGTCATGGGAAAGCGGTTGTTGCGCGAATGGGTGCTCCGGCCCTCCCTGCGGATCGACCGAATCACCGAACGCCTGGACGCCGTGCAGGAATTGCTCCAGCACCTGGAGACCCGCGTGGATCTGCGTTCGGCGCTTCGCGGCATGCAGGATGTGACGCGGCTCACCGGGCGCCTGGCGCTTGCGCGGGCGACTCCCCGGGACCTGTCGGTTTTGAAACAGTCGCTGGCGGTCTTGCCCGCGCTGCGGCCGTTGCTGGGCCGATGCCGGAGCACCCTGCTCGTCCGCTTGTACGCCGAGTGGGACGATGCGGCCGACTTGCACGATCTGCTGGACGGACTGCTGCTACCCGAGGTCCCGCTTTCCTCACGAGACGGAGGCATCGTCAAGGACGGCTATGACCCGACCGTCGATGCGTTGCGCGGGGCGATGCGGGACGGCAAGCAGTGGCTCCTGGAGCTGGAGGGCAGGGAACGGACGAGAACCGGCATTGACTCCCTGAAGGTCCGGTACAACCAGGTGTTCGGGTATTACATCGAGGTGACCAAGCCGAACCTGAGCCGCGTGCCCCCCGATTACATTCGCAAGCAGACGCTCGTGAACGCCGAACGGTTCATGACGGCCGAATTGAAGGAGCTGGAAGAACGCATCACGGGAGCGGACGTCAAGTTGAAGGCGTTGGAAGCCGAGTTGTTCGATCGGCTTGTTGAGCGACTCGCCGCCCAGGTCGCCCGCCTCCAAAGCATCGGCGCCAGGTTGGCCCTGGTGGATGTTCTCGCCGGACTGGCGGAGGTCGCGGCCCTTCACCGCTATGTGCGTCCGGAGGTGGACGACGGCGAGACGATCGAAATCATCGAGGGTCGCCATCCCGTGGTTGAGCGCCTCGACCTGGAAGGCGGGTTCATTCCCAACGACACTCGGCTGGATCGGGAAACGCACCGGCTCCTGATCATCACGGGCCCGAATATGGCGGGGAAGAGCACCTATCTGCGGCAAGTCGCCCTGATCGTCCTGCTGGCTCAAATAGGATCATTCGTCCCTGCGAGCCGGACGCGGATCGGCTTGGTGGATCGCGTGTTCACCCGGGTCGGCGCATCGGACAATCTCGCGGCGGGCCAGAGCACATTCATGGTCGAAATGTCGGAAACGGCTCACATCCTCCGACATGCCACCTCCCGCAGCCTTATCCTGCTCGACGAAATCGGCCGCGGCACCAGCACCTACGACGGGTTGAGCCTGGCCTGGTCGATTGCCGAATACATCCAGTCGGCCCCTCATCTTGGCGCCAGGACCCTGTTTGCGACTCACTATCATGAGATGACGCAATTGGAAGGGCTCCGCCCTGGAATTCGTAATTATCGGGTGGCGGTTCAGGAACGGGACGGGGACGTGCTGTTCTTGCGAAAAATCGTGGAAGGCGGCGCAGACCGTAGTTACGGCATTCATGTGGCGAAACTGGCCGGTCTTCCAGCGGCGATCCTCACCCGCGCGCAGGAAGTCCTCCATCAATTGGAGCAGGGAGGGCAGTCCTCAGATCGCCTGCAGAATCCGGAACCTTCCGAACGCGATCGCTCGCTTCCCGCACCCCATCCGATTTTGAGCGAGATGAAACAAATGGATCTGTTCTCGATGACCCCGCTCGAAGCCATGAACCGCTTGGCCGACCTCAAGCGCCGGCTGGACCAGGAATAG
- a CDS encoding M16 family metallopeptidase has product MYKKLVLDNGLRVVTEAIPTLRSVTLGIWVNVGSRDEGRGEEGLSHFLEHMFFKGTRSRTASDISHEIDALGGEMNAFTGRETTTFYVKVLDQHLEPALRLLADLFHHSQFPRRELEKEKQVVLEEIRTVQDDPEDLLQDLHTEQVLKHHPLGRPILGKPETIASLSRRDLMQYVRAHYDPRDTIVAIAGNFRERPLRQLLARIFAPFRMQPSRTNGRRPPNVTGGVLVHKKPLEQAHLCIGLRGVAAADPDRYSAHVLNTILGGSVSSRLFQVVREKYGLAYSIYSYLSNYSDAGTVTIYAGTRASEAPRVVELICRELRRIQRDGIGRRELNLAKNHLKGSLMLGLESSHGRMSKLAKDELYLGHCVSLNEVVSHIDRVSVPHVHELSRRLFDQQARSLTALGLVSERSLVSALN; this is encoded by the coding sequence ATGTATAAGAAGCTCGTGTTGGACAATGGGCTTCGCGTGGTCACGGAAGCCATCCCGACACTCCGCTCCGTGACGCTGGGCATCTGGGTCAACGTCGGGTCCCGCGATGAAGGACGTGGGGAAGAAGGCCTGTCCCATTTCCTTGAGCACATGTTCTTCAAAGGGACCCGCAGCCGGACGGCCAGCGATATCTCGCACGAGATCGATGCGCTGGGCGGCGAGATGAACGCGTTCACGGGACGCGAAACGACCACGTTTTACGTCAAGGTCCTGGATCAGCACCTGGAGCCGGCGCTGAGGCTGCTCGCCGACCTGTTTCACCACTCGCAATTTCCGCGAAGGGAATTGGAGAAGGAAAAGCAGGTGGTGCTGGAGGAGATCCGCACGGTTCAGGACGACCCCGAAGACCTCTTGCAAGACTTGCACACCGAACAGGTACTCAAACATCACCCGTTGGGTCGGCCGATCCTCGGCAAGCCTGAGACGATCGCCTCGTTAAGCCGCCGGGACTTGATGCAGTACGTGCGGGCGCACTACGATCCGCGGGACACGATCGTGGCCATTGCCGGCAATTTTCGCGAGCGGCCGCTCAGGCAATTGCTTGCGCGGATCTTCGCGCCCTTCCGCATGCAGCCCTCCCGGACGAACGGGCGCCGTCCGCCGAACGTGACGGGCGGGGTGCTCGTTCACAAGAAGCCATTGGAACAGGCGCATCTCTGCATCGGGTTGCGGGGAGTGGCGGCCGCCGACCCCGATCGTTATTCGGCGCATGTCCTGAATACGATCCTGGGCGGGAGCGTCAGCTCGCGTCTCTTTCAGGTCGTGCGGGAAAAATACGGGCTCGCCTATTCCATCTATTCCTACCTCTCGAATTATTCCGACGCCGGCACCGTGACGATTTATGCGGGGACCCGCGCCTCCGAGGCGCCGCGGGTGGTCGAGCTGATCTGCCGGGAGCTTCGGCGCATCCAGCGCGACGGCATCGGGCGGCGTGAGTTGAATCTGGCCAAGAATCACCTCAAGGGAAGCCTGATGTTGGGGTTGGAGAGTTCGCACGGCCGCATGAGCAAGCTGGCAAAAGACGAGCTGTACCTGGGGCACTGCGTGTCGTTGAATGAAGTGGTCAGCCACATCGATCGGGTCTCCGTTCCGCACGTGCATGAACTCAGCCGGCGGCTGTTTGATCAGCAGGCGCGATCGCTCACGGCGCTGGGCCTGGTTTCCGAACGGTCGTTGGTTTCCGCGCTCAATTGA
- the pnp gene encoding polyribonucleotide nucleotidyltransferase produces the protein MIHTIEVEVAGKRLRLETGRMAKQADGAVVATYGDSVILATAVAAQTVKPGVNFLPLTVDYQERAYAAGKIPGGYFKREGRPSEKEVLTSRLIDRPIRPLFPEGYYYETQVIASVLSADKTGTTDIVSIIAASAALAVSSIPFEKPVGGVKIGRLNGQFIVNPDLETLDSGDLNLVVAGTEDAVMMVEAGANELPESVMLDAIELAHAEIKKIVAAIHALRREAGKPKRAVEVETVDPALIEQVRALVIGPMREAILIPDKLARQERLDEICDEAAEQLKSEDDPKREHFVRLAFEQIEYHEVRHSILERGVRADGRGTTDIRPITCEVGILPRTHGSALFTRGETQSLAVATLGTTEDEQRIDALEGEYSRAFMLHYNFPPFSVGEAKPLRSPGRREVGHGALAERALKAVIPGKQVFPYTLRLVSDVLESNGSSSMASVCGGTLALMDAGVPIKEPVAGIAMGLIKEGDRAVVLSDILGLEDHLGDMDFKVTGTKNGVTALQMDIKIGGITPELMRQALEQARVGRLHILDKMLSTLSAPRTNLSPFAPRIFTLKIKQDKIRDVIGPGGKTIRSIIAETGVKINVEDSGDVSIASADEASAQKAIEMINRLTAEVEVGKVYLGTVRKIMDFGAFVEVLPGTDGLVHISQLAHHRVKSVSDEVKEGEQILVKVLEIDKQGKIRLSRKEAMAAPSGAPAGTSV, from the coding sequence ATGATCCATACAATTGAGGTAGAGGTCGCGGGAAAGCGACTCCGTTTGGAAACCGGCCGCATGGCCAAACAAGCAGACGGGGCGGTCGTGGCGACCTACGGGGACAGCGTCATCCTTGCCACGGCCGTCGCGGCGCAGACGGTCAAGCCGGGGGTGAACTTTCTCCCGCTGACCGTCGATTACCAGGAACGTGCCTATGCCGCGGGGAAGATCCCGGGCGGATATTTCAAACGCGAAGGCCGGCCGTCCGAGAAGGAAGTTCTGACCAGCCGCCTGATCGACCGGCCCATCCGGCCGCTGTTCCCGGAAGGCTACTATTACGAAACGCAGGTGATCGCGTCAGTGTTGTCCGCGGACAAGACCGGGACGACGGACATTGTCTCGATCATTGCCGCGTCCGCCGCGCTGGCGGTGTCGTCGATTCCGTTCGAGAAGCCCGTGGGCGGCGTGAAGATCGGGCGGCTCAACGGGCAATTCATCGTGAACCCGGATTTGGAGACATTGGACAGCGGCGATTTGAACCTGGTGGTGGCGGGCACCGAGGACGCGGTGATGATGGTGGAGGCCGGCGCCAATGAATTGCCGGAATCCGTCATGCTCGACGCGATCGAACTCGCCCATGCCGAGATCAAGAAGATCGTCGCCGCGATCCATGCCTTGCGGCGGGAAGCGGGGAAGCCGAAGCGAGCCGTCGAAGTGGAGACCGTCGATCCGGCGTTGATCGAGCAGGTGCGCGCCCTCGTGATCGGACCGATGCGGGAAGCCATTCTGATTCCCGACAAGTTGGCTAGACAAGAACGGCTCGACGAGATTTGCGACGAGGCCGCGGAGCAGTTGAAGTCAGAGGACGATCCCAAGCGCGAACACTTCGTTCGCCTGGCGTTCGAGCAGATCGAATACCATGAGGTGCGGCATAGCATCCTGGAGCGGGGAGTGCGGGCCGACGGAAGGGGGACCACCGACATCCGTCCCATCACCTGCGAAGTGGGTATCCTCCCGCGGACGCACGGGTCGGCGCTCTTTACCCGGGGCGAAACGCAGAGTCTTGCGGTGGCGACGCTGGGCACGACCGAGGATGAGCAGCGGATCGACGCGTTGGAAGGCGAGTACAGCCGAGCCTTCATGTTGCATTACAATTTTCCTCCGTTCAGCGTCGGAGAGGCGAAGCCGCTGCGGTCGCCGGGGCGGCGGGAAGTGGGGCACGGGGCGCTGGCCGAGCGCGCGCTCAAGGCGGTGATTCCCGGAAAGCAGGTCTTTCCCTATACGCTCCGGCTGGTGTCGGACGTGCTGGAATCCAACGGCTCGTCGTCCATGGCCTCCGTGTGCGGCGGAACCTTGGCGCTCATGGACGCCGGCGTGCCGATCAAGGAGCCGGTCGCGGGCATTGCCATGGGATTAATTAAGGAAGGAGACCGGGCGGTGGTGCTGTCCGACATCCTGGGCCTTGAAGACCATTTGGGCGACATGGATTTCAAGGTGACCGGCACCAAGAACGGCGTGACCGCGCTTCAAATGGACATCAAGATCGGGGGAATCACGCCCGAACTCATGCGGCAGGCGCTGGAACAGGCGCGCGTGGGACGGCTGCACATCCTCGACAAGATGTTGAGCACCTTGAGCGCGCCTCGAACGAATCTCTCGCCCTTCGCGCCGCGCATCTTCACGCTGAAGATCAAGCAGGACAAAATCCGGGACGTGATCGGTCCGGGCGGCAAGACCATCCGCTCGATCATTGCGGAAACCGGCGTCAAGATCAACGTCGAGGATTCTGGCGACGTGTCCATCGCCTCGGCCGACGAGGCGTCGGCGCAGAAGGCGATCGAGATGATCAATCGGCTGACGGCCGAGGTCGAGGTCGGCAAGGTCTACCTCGGCACGGTGCGCAAGATCATGGACTTCGGCGCGTTCGTCGAGGTGCTGCCCGGCACCGACGGCCTCGTCCATATCTCCCAGCTCGCCCATCACCGGGTGAAATCGGTGTCGGACGAGGTGAAGGAGGGGGAGCAGATCCTGGTGAAGGTCCTGGAGATCGATAAGCAAGGGAAGATCCGGTTAAGTCGCAAGGAAGCGATGGCGGCGCCGTCCGGGGCGCCTGCCGGAACCTCGGTTTGA
- the rpsO gene encoding 30S ribosomal protein S15, giving the protein MALAKEAKRELIGHYRRSDDDTGSPEVQIAILTNRIAYLTEHFKLHKKDHHSRRGLLQMVGRRRRLLDYLRRVDGDRYRAVCDRLGLRK; this is encoded by the coding sequence ATGGCATTAGCGAAGGAAGCCAAGCGCGAATTGATCGGACACTATCGCCGGAGCGACGACGACACGGGATCGCCCGAGGTCCAGATAGCGATCCTGACCAACCGGATTGCGTATCTCACTGAGCATTTCAAGCTCCACAAGAAAGATCACCATTCGCGCCGCGGGTTGTTGCAGATGGTCGGCCGCCGGCGACGGTTGCTGGACTATCTGCGCCGGGTTGACGGAGATCGCTATCGGGCGGTCTGCGATCGTCTCGGCCTCCGCAAATAG
- the truB gene encoding tRNA pseudouridine(55) synthase TruB yields the protein MGAGVMPVEECRAAALSDGVLAVNKPAGWTSHDVVARLRPLFRGLKVGHAGTLDPAATGVLPILIGQATRVAEYLVEWDKEYETVLRLGQVTDTQDATGVVLERRPVTGITLDQVHAAASRFVGRTMQVPPMYSAVKIAGVPLYRSARAGRTVEREPRTVTIYRLDVLGMDGPDIRLRVVCSKGTYIRTLCADLGQALGPGGHAALLVRSRVGPLHLDQARTVGSIVEGWEAEKGPALSLSLDQALSLFAAGTVDEETARRARHGMPVPVRAVIWTQEAAASRGEAERMVRIHDPQGRLLGVGLAAAPDNPDGVIRMRKVFASSRTDS from the coding sequence ATGGGGGCGGGGGTCATGCCGGTTGAAGAGTGCAGGGCGGCGGCGCTCAGCGACGGCGTGCTGGCGGTCAACAAGCCGGCCGGCTGGACGTCGCACGATGTGGTGGCCAGGCTGCGTCCCCTGTTTCGCGGCCTCAAGGTCGGGCACGCAGGCACGCTTGACCCGGCCGCCACGGGGGTGTTGCCGATCTTGATCGGCCAGGCCACCCGTGTCGCCGAGTACCTCGTCGAGTGGGACAAAGAATATGAAACCGTGCTTCGACTCGGTCAGGTGACGGATACGCAAGATGCCACAGGGGTGGTGCTTGAACGGCGGCCCGTGACCGGCATCACGCTAGATCAGGTGCACGCGGCGGCGTCCCGATTTGTCGGCCGCACGATGCAGGTCCCGCCGATGTATTCCGCGGTCAAGATCGCAGGCGTCCCGCTCTATCGGTCCGCGCGGGCCGGCCGGACAGTCGAACGGGAACCTCGGACGGTCACCATCTACCGGTTGGATGTGCTTGGCATGGACGGGCCTGACATTCGCCTCCGCGTGGTCTGCTCGAAGGGCACCTACATCCGCACCCTCTGCGCCGATCTCGGCCAGGCGCTGGGACCAGGCGGGCATGCGGCTCTGCTGGTGCGGAGCAGGGTCGGGCCGCTGCACCTGGACCAGGCCAGGACCGTCGGCTCGATCGTCGAGGGATGGGAAGCGGAGAAGGGGCCGGCGCTGTCGCTGTCACTGGATCAGGCATTGAGCCTGTTCGCGGCAGGTACCGTCGATGAAGAGACTGCACGGCGGGCACGGCATGGCATGCCGGTGCCGGTCAGGGCCGTCATCTGGACGCAGGAGGCGGCCGCCTCCCGTGGCGAGGCAGAACGGATGGTCCGGATTCACGATCCGCAGGGCCGGCTTCTGGGGGTGGGGCTTGCTGCGGCGCCGGACAATCCGGACGGGGTCATCCGCATGCGGAAAGTCTTTGCATCCAGTCGGACCGATTCATGA